Genomic window (Chryseobacterium sp. H1D6B):
AAAGATGTTCAGCTTAACTTTTGGAATAATGCTAAGATTGAAAATGTAAAAGTTGAACAGAAAAACCTGACAAAACAAAAAGCAGACTTACGCATTCAGACTGAAATTTTTGCTGTAAAAGAAGGGAAATATAAGGTTTTAATTAATAATCAATCTCAAGACTTTTCATTAAAAAAAGGAAAAAACAAAATTGAAATTCCTTTTGCAATAGAGAATCCCAACCTTTGGCAGCCGAACGGGTGGGGAGAAGCTAATTTGTACACCCTGAAAATTTCACTGCAGCAAGATTCAAAAGTTCTTTCAGATCAAGAAGAGAGAATTGGGTTAAGAACAATAGAATTAGTACAGCAGAAAGATGGAAAAGGAAAATCATTTTATTTTAAAGTGAATGGAAAGCCTCTATATATAAAAGGATCAAATTGGATTCCCGGAGACAGTTTCTCACCGAGAATCACCAAAGAAAAATATCAAAAATTAATAAAAGACTCCAAAGAAGCCAATATGAATATGCTCCGTATCTGGGGCGGCGGAATTTATGAAGATGATGAGTTTTATAAAACCTGTGACGAAAATGGAATTCTGGTGTGGCAGGATTTTATGTTTGCAGGAAGCTTTTATCCGTCTGATGAAGCCTTTTTAAATAATGTAAAAGAAGAAGTAAAAGACCAGCTAGACCGTCTGCAGAACCATCCGTCGATCGCTTTGTGGTGCGGAAACAATGAAATAGACGAAGCGATTGTCAATTGGGGATACCAAAAGCAGTTTAAGTATTCCAAAGAAGATTCTTTACAGGTCTGGAAAGATTATAAAAAGGTTTTCCATGAATTGATCCCAAATACCTTAAAAGATAACTTAACAGCTGATAAAAATATCTATTGGCCGAGCTCTCCGTCAATCGGTTGGGGACATAAAGAAAGTTTAACAGAAGGAGATTCCCATTATTGGGGAGTCTGGTGGGGTGAACAGCCTTTTGATATTTATAATGAAAAAGTGGGAAGATTTATGTCTGAATACGGTTTTCAGGGGATGTCGTCTTTAGAAACGACTAAAGCGATGTTTTCAGGAAAGGCAGATTTAAATCTTCAGAATTCAACGATTAAAGCCCATGAGAAACATGTAAGAGGCTGGGAAATAATTAATGAATATATGAAAAGGGATTATACAATCCCAGCTGACTTTGTCCAGTACAATTATGTATCTCAGTTACTCCAGGCTCGAGGAATGCAGACCGCAATTGAAGCACACCGCCGTGCAAAACCTTACAATATGGGAACGTTATATTGGCAACTGAACGACTGCTGGCCGGTGGTTTCTTGGTCGTCTATTGATTATTTAGGAAATTGGAAAGCGCTGCATTATGAAGTGAAGAGAAGTTTTGAAAATTTATTAATTTCCATTGCCGAAACTGATAAATCCTATGATGTTTATATTATAAATGATCTGCTGAATGATTTTAAAGTTGATTCCGGTGCAGAATTAATTGATTTCAATGGGAAAAAGTTGTGGAGTATGAAAGCTGCAGTGGACTTAAAAGCTGGTTCAAGTGAAAAACAATTTGAAATTAAAAAATCAGACCTTGCAAAATTCGACCTGTCAAAAGCTGTTTTAAAAGTATATTCTAAAAATAATTCTGTTCAACATGAAAAGCTTTTCTTTTTTGCAAAACCTAAAGATTTAAAACTCTCGAAACCAACTTTAATAATCAAGAAAATTTCGCCAGCAGAAATTGAAATTTCAACAGATATTTTAGCGAAGGATGTGTATTTGATTGGGGATACCCATTTCAGTGATAATTTTTTCGACTTGCTGCCAGGAACATCAAAAATAATAAGCCTTTCAAAACCGTTAGAAAAAATTGAATTATTGAGCCTTTGGGATACATTACAATAATATAGCTTAACAAAAATTAATCTTATTTCTTCTGGTTATTCATATTTTAATTATCATTTCGAACGATGTGAAAAATTTCATTGAGCTATTTTTTGAGATTCTTCACTGCGCTTTGCTTCGTTCTGAATGACAGGTACCAGATATACTTAAAAGTATCTTCTACGAAGGCGTAAAGATTGTTACTGTCATTTCGAAAGGAGTGAGAAATCTCATTATTGTTAAATGTTGAGATTCTTCACTATGTTGCGTTTCGTTCTAAAATCAAAGGTTTGAAGTAGTCAATGACAGATTGTATGTCAATGAAAAATCTATAATTGTACTTCCTAGTGTGATATTTACTTCAATAAAAAATAAAGAATTCTATTCCCAACTAAAAAATCAGCCTTACTTTTGTACAATATTTCTTAAGATCATGGTGAATTTTGTTTTGATTGCAGTATGTATTTTGGCTGGGATGATATTCAAAGCAACAAAATCTATTCACCCAGATGCACACAAAGGCATTAATACGTGGATTCTTTACTTAGCTTTACCCGCTGTTTCTTTCAAATATCTGCCCAAAGTTCACTGGACAACGGAAATGCTTTTTCCCATTGCTGCAACTTTTCTTATTGCGGTATTCTGCTTCTTTTTTATGATGTTTTACAGTAAGCAGAAAGGGTATTCCAGGCGTTCAAGAAGCACCATGGAACTAGCCAGTGGATACAGCAATACTTCTTTTATCGGGTTTCCGCTTATCAGTGCATTCTATGGCGAAGGCCTTTTGAGCATTGCTATTATCTGTGACCAGACGATGTTTTTTGCCCTTTCAACACTAGGAATTATTGCTGCTGTAAAAGGGGCTAGCAGATCAGGGAAGGTGAGCGCTTTATTTATTTTAAAAAGGCTGGTTACTTTTCCCCCGCTTTTAGGATGTATCGGGGCTCTGGTTCTTTCTCCATTTATTGATTTTACTGCAGCAGAACCGTTTTTTGATAAGCTTGCCGCTACAGTAAGTCCTTTAGCTTTATTTTCTGTCGGCCTGCAGTTGAAATTTAACGGCTGGAAAAAACTGATCCCGCAGATCTCAACTTCAATGCTTTATAAATTGATTATTGCACCTGCAATAGTGCTGGGATTAGCTTTATTACTAGGAATAAAAGGGGATGTAGCGAAAATCACAGTTTTTGAAGCTGCAATGCCTACCGTAGTTACTTCAAGTATCATTGCAGAACAATTCAGATTAAATACCAAACTGACCAATTTAATTATTGGATTCAGTATTCTTGTTGGTTTTTTAACTTCGGCAGTCTGGTATCAGGTGACTGAATTTTTGTTCTAGTTTTCTTAAACACAACTATAATTGTTTCCTGTTATATCCTGCGTCAGTTCGAGTGTTTTCGTAATGAAATGAAGAAAAATGTATCGAGAACTTCTTATTGGTCATCAGCTTCTCAATACGATTTTTGTAAAATCTACTCGAAGTGACGGGGATTTGCAGATAAAAACCGCTGTCATTCAGAACGGAGCAAAGCGCAGTGAAGAATCTCAATAAGCACGAATATACAATGAGATTTTTCATTTTGTCCGAAATGAAAGATGACCGCTTATCATGAAAATCACAAAAGCAGAAATATTGTTAATTCAAATCTAAACCTGACTCTTTACTTTCAATAAAAATTGCAGTTCTGTAAAGAAAAATCTAATTTTACACTTTAATTTATTCTTCATTGCGATACGCCCAAATTATTTTACCATTAAATTTAAAAGGATCTTTCACTTATAAAGTTCCAGAAGAGCTGATGCCTGAAATACAGCCCGGAATGAGGGTTTTGGTTCCATTCCGCGGGAAGAAAATCTATACAGGAATTGTTTTTGAAATCCATGATGAGGTTCCTGAAAATTTCGTTCCTAAAGAAGTGATCAGTATCTTGGATGAGTTTCCTATTCTTCCGAAAGGGCAGATTGACTTTTGGAACTGGCTTTCAGAATATTATTTATGCAGTCTTGGGGAAATTTACCGCTTTGCATTTCCGTCTTCTTTAAAACTGGAAAGTGAAACTTATTTAAAATTAAAGCCGGACGTCATCGTTGATTTTGAAAATCTGGATGTCAATGAAATGTATCTTATCCAGGCCTTGGAAGTAAGACAGTTAATCAATATTGCGGATATTGAAGCCTTTATTCCTAAAAAAGAGATCATTAAAACAATCAATTCTCTGATTGATCTGCAGTATATTGAGATTGATGAAAAAATAGCTGAAAAATACAAGGCAAAGGAAGTTGCTTATGTCAGAATCAATGAAGAAATTTTAGATAATAAAAGCCTTACAGAGATTCTTGCAAAACTGAATAGAGCCTCAAAACAAAAAGATCTTTTTCTTCTTATTTTATCAAAACAGACAGAAAACCCGGATACTCCTATAAAAAAAGCTGAACTGTTTAATGACGGCAGTTTTGGACATTCTCATTTTAAGCCTTTGGCAGATAAAAATTTTGTTGAAGAATATTATATGCAGAAAGACAGGATCGAAAGCTATGAAGGAGAGGTTGAAGAATTAGAAGAACTTTCGGAGCCGCAGAAAACAGCAAAAAATGAGGTTGATGCCGCTTTTGAAGAAAACAAAAATGTTCTGCTTCACGGGGTAACTTCATCAGGGAAAACCCATATTTATTTAGAAAAGATTGAAGAATGTGTGAAGGAAGGAAAGAATGTGCTGTTCCTGCTTCCTGAAATATCCCTGACAAAACAGATCACCCAGAGGCTTGAAAAAAAATACGGAAGAAATATCGGGTTTTACCACCAGAAATTAACTGATTTTGAGCGGGTAGAAGTCTGGAGGAGAATTAAAAATAATGATATTCAAATTCTTATAGGAACCAGAAATGCACTGTTTCTGCCTTATCAGAACTTAGGGCTGATCATTGTGGATGAAGAACATGATTCTGCTTACAGGCCGAGAGAAGTTTCACCTTATTTTAATGCTAAAGATGCCTCTTTGATATTGGCGCATTTTTATGATGCACGGGTAATTTTAGGTTCGGCAACACCTTCTGTGGAGAGTTATTATTTAGCTAAAAAAGATAAATTAAAATATGTTTTCCTAAATGAAAGGTTTGGGAATGTAAAGCTTCCGGAATATGAGCTGATCAATTTTAAAGAAGCTCAGGATTCTAAAAAAGTTTCGGGTAATTTTTCACTGCAGTTAATTGATGAGATCAAGAAAAATTTAGAAGAAAACAAACAGACGATGATTCTTCATAACCGTCGTGGTTATGCCAGTGTTGTAGAATGTGAATCCTGCGGGTATGTAAATTACTGTTCCAATTGTGATGTGGTAATGACTTACCATAAAGCCGCCAATGAAATGAAATGCCACTACTGCGGACAGCGCGCATCAAAACCTAGAACCTGCCCGAAATGCCATTCTGAAAAACTGAATGAAAAAGGAGTCGGTGTAGAGCAGA
Coding sequences:
- a CDS encoding glycoside hydrolase family 2 protein, whose product is MNKTILFAFFFIQNIISAQFSERSLASEKWEFKNSKEHNWLPAKIPGTVHLDLLDNKLIPDPFKDGNEKKVQWIENENWDYQTNFKISSKELENQNIDLVFNGLDTFSEIYLNGKFLVKTDNMFRKWNIAVKQYLKAGDNILQIKFKSAVNEGKKLAEKVPFTMPESPRSFVRKAQYQFGWDWGPRLVTAGIWKDVQLNFWNNAKIENVKVEQKNLTKQKADLRIQTEIFAVKEGKYKVLINNQSQDFSLKKGKNKIEIPFAIENPNLWQPNGWGEANLYTLKISLQQDSKVLSDQEERIGLRTIELVQQKDGKGKSFYFKVNGKPLYIKGSNWIPGDSFSPRITKEKYQKLIKDSKEANMNMLRIWGGGIYEDDEFYKTCDENGILVWQDFMFAGSFYPSDEAFLNNVKEEVKDQLDRLQNHPSIALWCGNNEIDEAIVNWGYQKQFKYSKEDSLQVWKDYKKVFHELIPNTLKDNLTADKNIYWPSSPSIGWGHKESLTEGDSHYWGVWWGEQPFDIYNEKVGRFMSEYGFQGMSSLETTKAMFSGKADLNLQNSTIKAHEKHVRGWEIINEYMKRDYTIPADFVQYNYVSQLLQARGMQTAIEAHRRAKPYNMGTLYWQLNDCWPVVSWSSIDYLGNWKALHYEVKRSFENLLISIAETDKSYDVYIINDLLNDFKVDSGAELIDFNGKKLWSMKAAVDLKAGSSEKQFEIKKSDLAKFDLSKAVLKVYSKNNSVQHEKLFFFAKPKDLKLSKPTLIIKKISPAEIEISTDILAKDVYLIGDTHFSDNFFDLLPGTSKIISLSKPLEKIELLSLWDTLQ
- a CDS encoding AEC family transporter; translation: MVNFVLIAVCILAGMIFKATKSIHPDAHKGINTWILYLALPAVSFKYLPKVHWTTEMLFPIAATFLIAVFCFFFMMFYSKQKGYSRRSRSTMELASGYSNTSFIGFPLISAFYGEGLLSIAIICDQTMFFALSTLGIIAAVKGASRSGKVSALFILKRLVTFPPLLGCIGALVLSPFIDFTAAEPFFDKLAATVSPLALFSVGLQLKFNGWKKLIPQISTSMLYKLIIAPAIVLGLALLLGIKGDVAKITVFEAAMPTVVTSSIIAEQFRLNTKLTNLIIGFSILVGFLTSAVWYQVTEFLF
- the priA gene encoding primosomal protein N' is translated as MRYAQIILPLNLKGSFTYKVPEELMPEIQPGMRVLVPFRGKKIYTGIVFEIHDEVPENFVPKEVISILDEFPILPKGQIDFWNWLSEYYLCSLGEIYRFAFPSSLKLESETYLKLKPDVIVDFENLDVNEMYLIQALEVRQLINIADIEAFIPKKEIIKTINSLIDLQYIEIDEKIAEKYKAKEVAYVRINEEILDNKSLTEILAKLNRASKQKDLFLLILSKQTENPDTPIKKAELFNDGSFGHSHFKPLADKNFVEEYYMQKDRIESYEGEVEELEELSEPQKTAKNEVDAAFEENKNVLLHGVTSSGKTHIYLEKIEECVKEGKNVLFLLPEISLTKQITQRLEKKYGRNIGFYHQKLTDFERVEVWRRIKNNDIQILIGTRNALFLPYQNLGLIIVDEEHDSAYRPREVSPYFNAKDASLILAHFYDARVILGSATPSVESYYLAKKDKLKYVFLNERFGNVKLPEYELINFKEAQDSKKVSGNFSLQLIDEIKKNLEENKQTMILHNRRGYASVVECESCGYVNYCSNCDVVMTYHKAANEMKCHYCGQRASKPRTCPKCHSEKLNEKGVGVEQIHEEVSKLFPDNEVDRMDVDSMRKKFAYEKLYEKIEEGETDIIVGTQMISKGLDFDHIELVAIPKADSMLYVQDFRAEERAYQLITQVSGRAGRVSGKGKILIQTFNPEHSVFQLIKMNDAAAVYEYFLKERQKFHYPPYTKLVMIEMKHIKEDKVNRASQFLGSILRKYLPEECVLGPERSQIARLNNFYQFQILLKLPRGKNYERYKAMILLSLKEFDEITAYQSVKKGVFVDF